The following coding sequences lie in one Drosophila bipectinata strain 14024-0381.07 chromosome XR, DbipHiC1v2, whole genome shotgun sequence genomic window:
- the Chchd2 gene encoding coiled-coil-helix-coiled-coil-helix domain-containing protein 2 encodes MVRRGRSASPPPSARRSAPAPAPAPVPARAAAPPPPPAPVAAPPSAVGMPAPQQPSMFQQMAATAGGVAVGSAIGHTVGAGITSLFSGSGDKEAAAPAPAAAAPAPQQQYYAQQPQQTEPQGACAWEIKQFLQCAQGQADLSLCEGFNEALRQCKQAHHLQ; translated from the exons atggtTCGTCGTGGACGTTCTGCCAGCCCCCCGCCATCCGCTCGTCG TAGCGCACCGGCCCCAGCTCCCGCACCTGTGCCAGCACGTGCCGCagccccaccaccaccaccggcACCCGTTGCCGCTCCACCCAGCGCCGTGGGCATGCCGGCACCCCAGCAGCCGTCTATGTTCCAGCAGATGGCCGCCACCGCCGGTGGTGTGGCCGTTGGATCGGCTATTGGACACACCGTGGGCGCGGGCATCACCTCGCTGTTCAGCGGATCCGGCGACAAGGAGGCAGCTGCTCCAGCACCCGCCGCAGCGGCCCCGGCCCCCCAGCAGCAGTACTACGCCCAGCAGCCACAGCAGACGGAGCCGCAGGGTGCCTGCGCCTGGGAGATCAAGCAGTTCCTCCAGTGCGCCCAGGGTCAGGCGGACTTGTCGCTCTGCGAGGGATTCAACGAGGCGCTGCGGCAGTGCAAGCAGGCGCATCACCTGCAGTAG